In one window of Trichoderma breve strain T069 chromosome 7 map unlocalized scaffold00008, whole genome shotgun sequence DNA:
- a CDS encoding ribosomal protein l13 domain-containing protein, which produces MSQTVGLTRLAYSRVWHQPNVTPPSLGRLASRIAVLLMGKHKPTFDPSTDCGDYVVVTNCAALHTTGNKKWRKNYYRHNTRPGSLRTVTMDVLMEKHGGSEVLRKAVSGMLPKNRLRDKRLARLKAFEGEAHPYKQNVIRFGGKAVGSEGWDKMVEAIRNTDKDRL; this is translated from the exons ATGTCGCAGACCGTCGGCCTG ACAAGGCTCGCCTACTCTCGAGTATGGCACCAG CCCAATGTcactcctccttctctcggCCGCCTGGCGTCCCGAATCGCCGTCCTGCTCATGGGCAAGCACAAGCCCACCTTCGACCCTTCAACCGACTGCGGAGACTACGTTGTGGTTACGAATTGCGCCGCCCTACACACCACCGGCAACAAGAAATGGCGCAAAAACTACTACAGACACAACACACGGCCGGGTAGCCTCAGGACTGTGACAATGGACGTGCTCATGGAGAAGCACGGTGGCAGCGAGGTGCTGAGAAAAGCTGTTAGCGGCATGCTGCCCAAGAACAGGCTGCGGGACAAGAGATTGGCGAGACTCAAGGCGTTTGAGGGCGAGGCGCATCCGTACAAGCAGAATGTGATACGGTTTGGAGGAAAGGCTGTGGGGTCGGAGGGGTGGGATAAGATGGTGGAGGCGATACGGAACACGGATAAGGATAGGttatga
- a CDS encoding uricase domain-containing protein, which translates to MATAHVSAARYGKDNVRVLKTDRDAATGIHTVTEMTVSCLLEGDIDVSYTKGDNSVVVATDSIKNTIFITAKLNPVNPPELFAAILGSHFIDTYSHIHAANVKVITHRWTRMEVRGKPHPHSFLRDGQETRNVEARITRKGGIVINSGIEGLTVLKSTGSAFHGFVRDEYTTLGETWDRILSTDVDATWKWKTFADVAAVREAVPKFNPAWEQAREITLTRFAEDESASVQNTMYKMCEQILGAVPETELVTYSLPNKHFFELDLSWHKGIKNTGKDAEVYVPQSNPNGLIKCEVARGAASSRDSHL; encoded by the exons atggccaccGCTCACGTCTCCGCTGCCCGCTATGGCAAGGACAACGTCCGCGTGCTCAAGACCGACCGCGACGCTGCCACCGGCATCCACACCGTCACCGAAATGACCGTCAGCTGCCTCCTCGAGGGCGACATCGACGTCTCCTACACAAAGGGCGACAAcagcgtcgtcgtcgccaccGACTCCATCAAGAACacaatcttcatcaccgccaaGCTGAACCCCGTCAACCCCCCGGAGCTCTTCGCCGCCATCCTCGGCTCCCACTTCATCGACACCTACAGCCACATCCACGCCGCAAACGTCAAGGTCATCACGCACCGCTGGACGCGCATGGAGGTTCGTGGAAAGCCGCATCCTCACAGTTTCTTGCGCGACGGCCAGGAGACGCGCAACGTCGAGGCCCGCATCACTCGCAAgggcggcatcgtcatcaacagCGGCATTGAGGGCCTGACTGTGCTCAAGAGCACTGGCTCGGCATTCCATGGCTTCGTGCGGGACGAGTACACCACTCTGGGCGAGACCTGGGATCGAATCTTGTCCACCGACGTTGACGCCACCTGGAAGTGGAAGACCTTTGCAGATGTCGCGGCCGTGCGGGAGGCAGTCCCCAAGTTCAATCCAGCGTGGGAGCAAGCCCGCGAGATCACCCTGACGAGATTCGCCGAGGATGAGAGCGCCAGCGTGCAGAACACCATGTACAAGATGTGCGAGCAAATTCTGGGAGCCGTACCAGAGACGGAGCTGGTCACCTACTCGCTGCCCAACAAGCACTTTTTCGAGCTCG ATTTGAGCTGGCACAAGGGCATTAAGAACACTGGCAAGGATGCCGAGGTCTACGTCCCCCAGTCAAACCCCAACGGCCTCATCAAATGCGAGGTTGCTCGCGGCGCTGCCTCCAGCCGCGACTCGCACCTGTAA
- a CDS encoding tetratricopeptide repeat domain-containing protein encodes MSLKQEIETWVAALGRYDNNEFDDALGEFDKIADTSKILFNMGVIHATLGEHEKAVECYQRAIRLDQYLAVAYFQQGVSNFLLGDFEEALANFNDTLLYLRGNSVIDYAQLGLLFKLYSCEVLFNRGLCYIYLQQKEAGMQDLAYAVKEKVVEDHNVIDEAIREEAEGYTVFSIPVGVVYRPNEAKVRNLKTKDYLGKARLVAASDRSNAFTGFAGSEIKNAKSEAKDDRPSENLSFAATNLVKPGIQSRRQQSEPPTNRNNFPPTPPPENDRLPSRGASVRNSGGRANPAKLSIQTQESSRRYEKAPSPQDRIPKHSRSVSAAPARGFSTREPSRRQRVIEEESPYGDESYDGYGESSRGSKQSRSRRYDDDDEGSDYDYGSFDEGEFEMVSNIRVKVHADDVRYIMIGTSIEFSDFVDRIRDKFGLRKRFKIKMKDEDVPDDMITMGDQDDLDVAIQSAKSLAKRQRLDVGKMEVWVIEV; translated from the exons ATGTCGTTGAAACAG GAGATTGAGACCTGGGTCGCGGCCCTAGGTCGTTACGACAACAATGAGTTCGACGATGCCCTTGGAGAGTTTGACAAGATCGCCGACACGAGCAAGATTCTCTTCAACATGGGTGTCATCCATGCCACTCTGGGCGAGCATGAGAAAGCA GTCGAGTGTTACCAACGAGCCATCCGACTGGATCAGTACCTAGCTGTTGCCTACTTTCAGCAGGGCGTCTCAAATTTCTTGCTTGGCGATTTCGAAGAGGCCTTGGCCAACTTCAACGATACCCTGCTGTATCTCCGAGGTAACAGCGTGATCGACTATGCCCAACTGGGTCTTCTCTTCAAGCTATACTCGTGCGAGGTCCTATTCAACCGAGGATTATGCTACATCTACCTACAGCAGAAGGAGGCCGGTATGCAAGATTTGGCGTATGCCGTTAAGGAAAAGGTCGTCGAAGACCACAACGTCATTGACGAAGCTATTCGAGAGGAGGCCGAG GGCTATACCGTGTTTTCCATTCCTGTGGGTGTCGTTTATCGACCCAACGAAGCCAAGGTTCGCAACCTGAAGACCAAGGACTACCTTGGCAAGGCCAGATTAGTTGCAGCCTCAGACCGATCCAATGCATTCACCGGGTTCGCCGGTTCCGAGATCAAGAAT GCCAAATCGGAAGCCAAAGACGACCGACCGAGCGAAAACCTGTCCTTTGCGGCGACAAACCTGGTCAAGCCAGGCATCCAATCCCGAAGACAGCAGTCTGAACCGCCGACCAACCGCAATAACTTTCCTCCCACACCTCCACCAGAGAACGACCGCCTCCCATCTCGGGGTGCTTCTGTACGCAACTCTGGAGGGAGGGCGAACCCCGCGAAGCTTAGCATCCAGACACAagagagcagcaggaggTATGAGAAGGCTCCATCTCCACAGGACCGCATCCCGAAACACTCGCGCTCGGTATCGGCTGCACCTGCCAGAGGCTTCTCCACTAGAGAGCCCTCTCGGAGACAGCGGGttattgaagaagaatcccCATACGGCGATGAATCGTACGATGGGTATGGTGAGAGCTCTCGGGGAAGCAAACAGTCTCGGTCTCGACGAtacgacgatgacgatgaaggcTCGGATTATGACTACGGGTCTTTCGACGAGGGCGAGTTCGAGATGGTATCCAAT ATTCGGGTCAAGGTTCATGCAGACGATGTGAGGTATATCATGATTGGTACATCGATCGAGTTTTCGGACTTTGTGGATCGCATCCGGGACAAGTTTGGGCTGCGAAAGCgattcaagatcaagatgaaggatgaagatgtccCAGACGACATGATTACGATGGGCGACCAAGACGACTTGGACGTGGCCATCCAGAGCGCAAAGAGCCTTGCAAAGAGACAGAGGCTGGATGTTGGCAAGATGGAG GTTTGGGTCATCGAAGTTTAA
- a CDS encoding heavy-metal-associated domain-containing protein: MALRNAASSKILAASFGLFAGYSAYRYRASHSASPTSSAPTPGNMAVKHSFQTLFAVPLSCDGCVKSVSDSLYKLDGITKVEGNLKDQLVSVEGSVAPSAIVEAIQATGRDAILRGSGASNSAAVSILETFADQAEHHDEDDTSREVRGLARMVQVSPDRTLIDLTIRGVAPGTYRATIREFGDLKDGAESTGPIWSGGEKEEPKGSLGIVQVSKDGRGSAFVDHAFQIWEVIGHAMVLTRQDETQPLKNDDNTVVGVIARSAGMWDNDKTVCSCTGKTLWEEREDEVKKGML; encoded by the exons ATGGCGCTTAGGAACGCTGCGTCTTCCAAGATTCTGGCAGCTTCATTTGGCCTCTTTGCTGGCTATTCAGCGTACCGATACAGAGCTTCTCATTCTGCCAGCCCTACTAGTAGCGCTCCGACACCCG GCAACATGGCTGTCAAGCACAGCTTCCAG ACCCTCTTCGCCGTCCCGCTATCCTGCGACGGCTGCGTCAAGTCCGTTTCAGACTCTCTCTACAAACTCGATGGCATCACCAAGGTCGAGGGAAACCTCAAGGACCAGCTGGTATCAGTCGAGGGATCTG TCGCACCATCGGCCATCGTCGAGGCCATCCAAGCTACGGGGAGAGACGCCATCCTTCGCGGATCCGGCGCTTCCAACA GCGCCGCCGTGAGCATCCTGGAGACATTCGCTGACCAAGCGGAGCATCACGACGAGGATGATACCAGCCGGGAAGTCAGAGGCCTCGCTAGAATGGTGCAAGTTAGCCCTGACCGGACATTGATCGATCTCACAATAAGGGGCGTTGCTCCCGGCACCTATCGGGCAACCATTCGTGAGTTTGGAGATCTCAAGGACGGCGCTGAATCTACTGGCCCAATCTGGTCTGGGGGCGAAAAGGAGGAGCCCAAGGGATCTCTGGGGATTGTTCAGGTTTCCAAGGACGGCCGCGGATCTGCGTTTGTGGACCACGCCTTTCAGATCTGGGAAGTCATTGGCCATGCCATGGTCCTCACCAGACAGGATGAGACGCAGCCGCTCAAGAACGACGACAACACTGTAGTCGGCGTCATTGCGCGAAGCGCGGGTATGTGGGATAATGACAAGACCGTCTGCTCCTGCACGGGCAAGACGCtgtgggaagagagagaggatgaGGTCAAGAAGGGAATGCTGTAA